A stretch of DNA from Clostridium sp. JN-9:
TGAAGGAAGAATACAAAAATATTATAAAGAAGTCTGCCTTGTAGATCAGATTTGGGTTAAGGATTCAGAGCTTACAATTGCAAAATACCTTCAGCAAAAATCTAAAGAAATTGGATCAACAATAACAGTTGGTGGATTTGCTAGATTTGAAAGAGGAGAAGGAATAGAAAAGAAAGAAGAAAACTTTGCTGATGAAGTTGCAAAACAAATGCAGGGTAAATAAATTATATTAGAAGAGAACACTGTGTGTTCTCTTTTTTAAAAGTAATTTGATTTTTCTATGTAAATATTGACAAATTGGAGGTATAATTTAAATGGATAAACCTAAATATAAAAGGGTAATATTAAAACTTTCAGGTGAAGCTTTAGCTGGTTCAAAAGGATTTGGAATTGACTTTGATATTGCAAAATCAATTGCAGAAGAAATTAAAATATTAGTTGATATGGGAATTGAAGTAGGAACTGTAGTTGGTGGAGGCAACATCTGGAGAGGCAGAAGCGGAGAAGGCATGGATAGAACAACTGCTGATTACATGGGAATGCTGGCAACCTGCATTAATGCATTGGCACTTCAGGATTCTCTTGAACAAATTAATGTAAACACCAGAGTTCAAACTGCCATTGAAATGAAAGAAATAGCAGAACCTTTTATAAGAAGAAGGGCAATGAGACATCTTGAAAAAGGAAGGGTTGTAATATTTGCTGCCGGCACTGGAAATCCATACTTTTCCACTGATACTACAGCTGCACTTAGGGCTGCTGAAATAGAGGCTGATGTCATACTGTTGGCTAAAAAGGTTGATGGAGTATATAATAAGGACCCTCATAAATTTGATGATGCAGTTAAATATGATAAGTTAACATATATTGAGGTACTTGAACAGGGGCTTGCGGTAATGGATTCTACTGCTACATCATTATGTATGGACAACAATATTCCAATATTAGTATTTGGCCTGGATGATCCAAATAACATAAAAAAAGCAGTAATGGGTGAAAAGATAGGTACATTAGTTTGGAAAGAATAATATAACAGGAGGTAAATTTAAATGAAAGAAATTACTAAAACTGCAGAAGAAAAAATGAGTAAGACTATTAATGTACTAAAGAAGGAATTGGCTTCAATGAAGGCAGGCAGAGCAAATCCATCAATGCTTGACAGAATAGAAGCTGATTATTATGGAACTATGACGCCATTAAATCAGCTGGCTAATATTTCTTCACCTGAATCAAGAGTTTTACTAATAACTCCATGGGATAAGAATTCATTAAAAAGCATTGAAAAGGCCATACAGAAGTCTGATTTAGGTATTAATCCTTCAAATGATGGAATTGTTATTAGATTAGTTATTCCAGAGTTAACAGAGGAGACCAGAAAGAATATAGTGAAGAATGTAAAAAAATCCGGAGAAGAAGCAAAAATTGCAATAAGATCAATAAGAAGAGACTGCAATGATAAGATAAAGGCATTAAAAAAGGATAATGATTTGCCTGAAGATGAAATAAAAAAAGGTGAAGATGAAATTCAAAAGAAGACTGATAATTTTATTAAAGAAGTTGATAAAGTTGTTGAATTAAAGGAAAAAGAGGTTATGTCCGTTTAATGTACAATAATTGAACCTGCTTAATTGCAGGTTTTATTATTAAACATACTACTACTATGAGGATTGGTGTATTTATGTGGAACTTTTTTAAAAAAGTTAGAAATTTAAATATAGATAAAGAACATAAAATAGATATGACAAGAATTCCTAGGCACATTGCCATCATTATGGATGGCAATGGAAGATGGGCTAAAGAAAGAAATTTACCAAGGTCCATTGGTCATAAGGCTGGTATAGAAACTGTAAGAGAAATTGTTAAGGAATGCAGCAAATTAAATGTTAAATATTTAACGTTATATGTTTTTTCAACTGAAAATTGGAAAAGGCCTCGTGAGGAAGTTAGTACGCTAATGAACCTTCTTGCACAATATTTAAGAAGTGAATTTAAAGAGTTAAATTCAAATAATGTTATAATAAATCATATAGGGGATATATCTAAGCTGCCAGGTATTTGTCAGGAAGAATTAATAGATGCTTATGATAGGACTAAATCTAATACAGGCTTAACTTTAAATCTTGCCATAAATTATGGTGGAAGGGATGAACTTATATATGCCTTTAGAAATATAATTAAGGATATAAAAAGTGGTGTAATAGAAGAAAGTGATATAAATCAGGAACTAATAAGTAATTATCTATACACTAGGAATATGCCTGATCCGGACTTAATAATAAGACCAAGTGGAGAGCAGAGATTGAGTAATTTTTTGCTTTGGCAGTGTGCTTATTCAGAATTTTGGTATTCTGATATAAAGTGGCCTGATTTTAGAAAGGAAGATTTGCATATGGCAATATATGACTATCAAAATAGAGATAGGAGATTTGGATCTGTATAGTCTGCTTAATAAGCAAGATAATATGTGTAAATTTGGTTAAGATGTGAATGGAGTTGATTACTTGAATAGTAGATATTTAGGAGCTTTAATGCTTTCTCCCATTGTAATTTTAATTTTTATAGGTGGAGATGTATTAAAATATGGGGTGTTAATTCTTTCTTTAATGGGAATGTATGAGTTTTACAAGGTACTAAAAGGCAAAAATGTTAATGCACTTTCTTTATTTGGATATTTATTATGTATAACTTACTACGTAACTTTAGGTAATACATTAAATACTGATTTTATTTTTTATTTAATAAATGCAGCTTTTCTATTGTTATTATGTGTTCCTATATTTAACACAAAATACAATTTTATAGATATTACTGCAACCCTTTTAGGATTCTTGTATGTTGCGGTTTTTTTCAGTTTTATAATTCTTGTGAACAGAAAGGTAAATGGGCAATATTTTGTATGGATTATTTTTATTTCTTCCTGGCTCTGTGATACAGCAGCATATTATGTGGGGAAAACATTTGGAAAGAATAAGCTTTGTCCAAAGGTAAGTCCTAAAAAAACCATTGAAGGATCTATTGGAGGCCTAATGGGAAGCATTTTATCTTGTACTTTATTTGGAATATATTTATCCTCAATTGGCATAAAAGTATTATTGATACATTATATTATAATGGGAATTTTATGCGGAGTGTTTTCTCAATTTGGGGATTTAGTTGCTTCATCTATTAAAAGGTGGGCAGGAGTAAAAGATTACAGCAGTTTAATACCAGGACATGGAGGAATATTAGATAGATTTGATAGTATTTTATTTTCATCAGTGACTGTATATTATTATTTAACATTTATTATGGGGAAATAAATAAAAAGCTAGGGTAATAATTTTATCTTAGCTTTATTTATATAATAA
This window harbors:
- the frr gene encoding ribosome recycling factor — protein: MKEITKTAEEKMSKTINVLKKELASMKAGRANPSMLDRIEADYYGTMTPLNQLANISSPESRVLLITPWDKNSLKSIEKAIQKSDLGINPSNDGIVIRLVIPELTEETRKNIVKNVKKSGEEAKIAIRSIRRDCNDKIKALKKDNDLPEDEIKKGEDEIQKKTDNFIKEVDKVVELKEKEVMSV
- a CDS encoding isoprenyl transferase, with the translated sequence MWNFFKKVRNLNIDKEHKIDMTRIPRHIAIIMDGNGRWAKERNLPRSIGHKAGIETVREIVKECSKLNVKYLTLYVFSTENWKRPREEVSTLMNLLAQYLRSEFKELNSNNVIINHIGDISKLPGICQEELIDAYDRTKSNTGLTLNLAINYGGRDELIYAFRNIIKDIKSGVIEESDINQELISNYLYTRNMPDPDLIIRPSGEQRLSNFLLWQCAYSEFWYSDIKWPDFRKEDLHMAIYDYQNRDRRFGSV
- a CDS encoding phosphatidate cytidylyltransferase; translation: MNSRYLGALMLSPIVILIFIGGDVLKYGVLILSLMGMYEFYKVLKGKNVNALSLFGYLLCITYYVTLGNTLNTDFIFYLINAAFLLLLCVPIFNTKYNFIDITATLLGFLYVAVFFSFIILVNRKVNGQYFVWIIFISSWLCDTAAYYVGKTFGKNKLCPKVSPKKTIEGSIGGLMGSILSCTLFGIYLSSIGIKVLLIHYIIMGILCGVFSQFGDLVASSIKRWAGVKDYSSLIPGHGGILDRFDSILFSSVTVYYYLTFIMGK
- the pyrH gene encoding UMP kinase; the protein is MDKPKYKRVILKLSGEALAGSKGFGIDFDIAKSIAEEIKILVDMGIEVGTVVGGGNIWRGRSGEGMDRTTADYMGMLATCINALALQDSLEQINVNTRVQTAIEMKEIAEPFIRRRAMRHLEKGRVVIFAAGTGNPYFSTDTTAALRAAEIEADVILLAKKVDGVYNKDPHKFDDAVKYDKLTYIEVLEQGLAVMDSTATSLCMDNNIPILVFGLDDPNNIKKAVMGEKIGTLVWKE